tatataaaaggtTTAACTAGTTCTTAAGGAAAAGTTTCTCAGAAgttaaaaaatctttttgaataaatgtatttgagCTGGCTGTGATTTGTTTTCCCAAAAAAATCATTGATATGACAGTGATAACACAACAGACATAGTAAaggtatttaaatgtaaattaattgttatttattaattacatgtatttttttccaTGTATATTTTCCAGTTCTGTAGATACAGTCAGTATAAAGGCCAGGGAattgaacaagacaaaaaacaattcattaaatttttggatttcatactTGGACTGGCACCATATTTTCAGCTAGAAGTTACAGGAGCatattaaaaataacacatttcttAGCCTGTAGGTGGAATTATGCCAAAAAATGATCTCATATTCGTAATGAATACACTATTCACTATGTCTAGGCTGGGACAGACCTGTGCTGAAATAAATGGTTATTCCACCACTTTTGAAATTAACAACATAAGTCTGCACTGAAACAAAACATGCCAATATATCTCAGTCATTTCAATATTTTCATAAGCTTAAAATATCTCCATGCTTGCATTAAAAGAAGTTAAGTCAGATAACTTACCTTTGTTTTTTCACGACTGAAAATGACTCACAAACAATATGCTTCAGAAAATTgaagcagaaaaagaaaatctaGGAAAGACAATATCAAGACTCAAATTGTtgtcacagaaaaaaatatatattatgacgTAACATGTCTTGTTGACTTGCCTTGGTGGTGCATGCTAAACCATAATTACAATCCTCATCAATAACAGACAATATTTGTTGGGAATTAAATATACAAAGTCTTACCTCCTCTCCCTTAGAGAGCCGGTCAGGCAACATGTGACTAGAAAAAGTACAAAGTATAAAATTACTATTAAAACCCTCATATTTTGCTGCATATCTAATGATGATATCAGGAAGCTTTCTGAGATTCCTACAAATTAACATCATAGAGCTGCTATACAGAGTTATCATGTGTGTATCATCAGTGTTGAGTAAAAAAGTTAGATGCTACAACTTTAAGtctgtttcttaaaaaaaataaaaaaataaaacattatatatatatatatatatatatatatatatatatatatatatatatatatatatatatatatataaaataatatatcacATACTTTCACTgtactttacaaaaaaaagtatcTGAGAAATACATttgtccattaaaaaaaaaaaaaaaagacttaaaggTGActttttccccaacactgcacaTCACATACTTCCCGTGTTAGTTGTGTGAATTAAAAAATTTCAGAACAATTAAATTTATGCATAaaaaattcagttaaattcagtactttattaaagttacatagagtgatttattttataatggttttatgtttttaaagaaaataccaggcatataataattataatattattatgtgcTAAAAGTTTAATACTACTACATTTCTAAACACAGATGTGTAAGTGAAGCAGAAATGAGACTAACCCAAAAAGGAACCAGTCATATGCGATAGTCAGGTAAAGGATCTCAGATGGCTCCAGACTGGCATGAATAGCACCGTcctatgaaaatgtaaaaaatgacttCAAACATTCATCTAAACGTTATAATTTACAAAGATTAACTACAACACACttaactacctgacaaaagtcttgttgcccattcaagttttaggaacaacaaagaATATCTTgactctagttgatcatttggaatcagactgtggctctagattacgcttattctaccaaaataaaatatgatcatgccttgatttttaattatttaattaggacagtaaggtctgactttgcttagacaaaaatcttgtcacttaacagaaataatgtaaagtataaaatataaagtaatggtgcactgaaaaaagaattaatattgtgtatgactcccataagcttggacGACTACAttcacacatctctgcaatgaatcaaataacttatttataaagtaaatctgaaatggcaaagaaagcatttttggaggactcccagagttcatgtttggattcatcttcaatgcctcctcctcctcctcctcctcaatctcaccccagacatgctcaataatgttcatgtttggtgactaggctggccaatcctggagcactttgagcttctttgctttcaggagctttgatgtggaggctgaagtatgaggatgagtgctatcttgctgaagaagttgccctctcctgtggtttgtaatgtaatgggcagcacaaatgccttAAAACCTCAGGCTTTTGATGTTGCTATcaatataattcaaaatatacTGAATATAACCTCAAACTataatttttcctttaccaaacttgactgatttgtgtGGAATCTTTTCAGGtaccaataggtcttctgcagtatttgtgatgattgggatgcagttcaacagatgattcatctgaaaaaaatctaccttctgccacttttccaaatgatcaactaaaagtcattatttattgttcttacaactgggatctgGGACaacatttttgtcaggtagtgtaaattaaggaaaagaaaagaaaaaaaaagaaaaaccatgAACTGAAAGTACTTAGTGCGGTGAATAGACATATGTCGATTTTCAATAGTTCAATATATTGTAATAATGAACATGTATGATATTGATATTGTTGGCATATTAAATTTGCTGTGGGGTTCATAACAGCACCAAATGATTGGAGATTCCAGCCTAACACATGctgaaataatgattttaaaaattctGTGATTATTTTAGGGCTATTGTACGTTAATACTGTCCAATAGTTAACAATTAGTTTTAGCTTTTATTAATCTTATGTGATattaatttcttagttaatgtctaataacatgctaaaatcaaagttgtaatctgattacaagttGAAGTATTACTATtacttaataacaaaaaaattgtggtattttttaactaatattaacagtTATTGTAATAAATCTGGCTTTTTTCACTTTCGATTTTAATCCATgtattaacatttactaatgaaaatgtgtttgttGTAAAGTATATTATAATTCATAATTCGTTAGCAATTTAATCTGGTTGAAATATTGTTTCCTCAGAACATGTACATAGAATACACtctgttttttactgtaaaaatttctgtaaaatttacagtattactgacaattttggttgccaaatatactgtaaaattgaCAAGAACACTGTAAAtcaacaattacaattgtgcgtGTGATTTATTGTTAATGTGttcatttacagtgtgcttgtacaTTCTACAGTATTActggaaatgtttacagtattactggcaaaatttacaTGCGCACTGTAAatattaacaattacaactgtgctttagttttacagcacaattgtaattgttgaTTCACAGTGCACTTGTAAAACCAAAATTGGAAGTAACACtgtacattttttacaatgtactatAGCAGGGTTTcttcaggtttcaccaagtcaagtttaaaatgttttaagaccACAaggaatgaaatttcagacttgtaTAGGGCTAAACGCTAAAGATTTCTTTTAATGGcctagcagaaaaaaaaattaacttgccccatcaaaaaatTAATTCTAATTAGTTAGTTCTTAGCCACatactttaaataatgtgtcaaaacaagcagaccctagttgtatacatacattttgtcaaaaaaaaacaaaaaaaaaaaactgtatcgTTGACCAGCACtaaatattagttataaatataGTTTTGCTACAAGTTTTAttgaggtgcattgttggtgaTTGAATGTGTGTTGGATCGATTaagtagctttacataaacaaagaaaaattaagacctgtttaaaatcatttaagaCCCACAAGCCACTATGTCATTGAATTTAagattttaaggcctaaaattgtgtttttaaaatttaagacattttaagaccctgcaaaTATCCTGTATAGGTGTTAAAGTAAGCTTTTTGCTGCTTAGgacaatattgtgataataccgtgtatacatttaaaaaaaacttcagcaatTAATGGCAACACAATCATTTGATACAGTCATAAGCCCAGTGGTGAATAGGGATACACAATGGTTTAATGAACAAATACTTACCGCCCACAAAGAGAGTCTAAGCAGGGACACAAAAAGTGGTGTCCTGTCCCAGCCTGATATACAGTGCACCAGTAAACCGTTCTCATCTACCATGCACAACAGAAAACAACATACACACTTAGCCAAAACAATACAGAGACGTAAAACCTGTTTTAATTTTTCTAGTTTAGAGAGAATTGTCAATAAATGGTAAGATAGTACAACAAATTTACCATCAGAGTTGATGATGTGTAGAAGCAGTTTCAGGTAGTTCTGTGTCTGTTGCACCAGGTCCCAGGACTAATTGATGGATAATGACAAATTTAACAGCATAAATGTAGATGCATATAGTCTGTGAAACACCCACTTCCATTTTTCATTAATcttaattacaatttttattttattttctgaggATACCCAAAAGCTATAGGTCAATACTGAATTCtcctatacatttttataaattcttAAACAGCACAGTGCCTTGACACCACATTTCATTACATCATTCTGAATGTCCAATTCATAATTAAGCTGATTCTTTTCAGTTAACCTGTTAAATTGGTTCCGATCGATTCACATTTATGAATCTGAGTGCTCTGATTAACTCTGTTCTCTAGTCAACAACTCAAATGATCACATGAAAAGTTAGTTACTAATGCAGAATTTTAAGATTTATTAGACTGTAAATGAAAATCATATTTAGGTCATGTTTGTCGGTTGTTTgtgaacaaaatctgctgtaaaacgttaaactgtttaaatatttgattttgcaGAATCTATGTTTGTGTATTTCCGTTTTAATTCAATCCTACATTAAGTAAAATTACTTGAATGAATGCCCATGCACCTTTTCTGCCCCATTATAACATAATAGATATGATTGGATGTTTGCCACCTAAAATGCTAACACATTTTGCCCTTTGTGACAACTATTGATAAATTGTACATTTAGATTTCTCACCACACATTTAATCATTTTGCTTAGCCTAACTTTTACACTAGactaataaaacttttttttcacttgtttgcACACATATTTTTAAGTTCCAATAATATAATTAGTCAGTTTATGACAAGCTTTTgtaataaaatgttcaaatattcattaaatagaaccttttttttatttccaatatTTGGGTACATAAATCAACTGTCAATAAAGTATGTGAGAGTTACCTGATATTCACTCCAGTTGATGTTGAGGTTTCTTGTAAAGCACGCAGGGATTGTCAAAGGAGCATCCACAAAGTCCTATACACAACCAAAATGATGGTAAGACTATGAGATAGATCaccgaaaaacaaacaaacaaacatttactcactatttgcttACTCCCAAGAGGTTTGAAACCTTTGATGACCTTTTTGTAGTGAAcgatatacagatatatattatatttggtgACTTCTATCAGGTTTTTCAAACTATAATGGGTATAATGAAACAGTCAAGAAACAATAAAACAGTTTTCACACTAAATGAGTTCATATGTAACATACAATGTTTCTAAGTGTTCAAAGCATGCGAATATGAGGAATGAACATAGCTATAGCTTCTAAGCATCTAGCATGTTACACTGAACTTTTAAATTCTATGCGTTTGGAACAGCAATGTGGGGTTAATACCACACTATGTGAACCACAAAACCTGTAAGGGTAAATAAGTATTCCATTGATGCATTGGTTGTTAATATAAGACAATATCTGGTAGAATATTTGAAGAAtctagaagtaaaaaaaaataaaatcaaaatgaaaaaaatcaactGGAAAGTTACAAAGTTATTTGCCATGTATACCATGAATATGATGTAAtactaaaaacaaaaattttgtttttatttatttacagtagaaaatgtacaaatttattcttggaacatgtttttttttactaaatattctaatgatttttgacattaaaaaaaaagtatcattGGCTACAAATTTACCCATGCAACTTAAGAATGATTTTGAGTTCAAGTACTGTAATAATACATTCCAAAAATAACTGATGTCTTGGTAAAATGTTATGCAAACTCTGTTTCAAAATAATTGTGAAAGAGTTAACAAACAGCAGTGTTTTGAATAAAGATATTCCATGGTTAAAAACAGTGTGAACAGCACTAATCTATCCTAGTATGCACCTGATTCCAGTTGAAGACAAGTCCTTCTGCTGTGTAATCTCTGTCTTTATATTCCCTGAAGAATTCACATCCTGATAACAATGAAATGGAACAATTACACCTACAATGTAATGCCATCAATTAAGTAGACCAGAAGAAGACTTGTTCAGTAAAATTAAACCAGCAATGAACTCATGCAAGATCCACACCTGGATAAGGCACAGAGAGTAGGGTGAAGTCAGCATAGCGTTGAGCCTTGTCCACCTTTTCAGAGGAGGTCACactaaagacaaacaaaaaaaatggttgaagtagaaaaaaaaaaacatcaaaaagtcAACATACAATTGCATCATATTGAACCCTATGACATTGATCAGGGTCCAAAACTAACTCCTGCAGGGTCCCAACTCCCAAATGTAGGAGAATTCTTTTTAATAAATGCGTTCCACTGTTCAGAAGTGTAACTGTGTGCATTCAGGCAGAGTATCCTTTTTATCATTTACTGTGAATATGTTATACTTTGGCACAAAATACTAGACTcagcaaaaaaaattatgaatttgttGGCAATTGGCTGGTAGGTGAAAAAGTTAATTTTGTACTCTGATACTGGACATCCTCCATAATTATGGCGCACACACCACTTACTAAAAGTCAGAAAATGGCACGTCGTATTTTAACATCTCTAACCGAAGCATTCTAACATGAATGTAACAGGAAGTTCACTCACTTGAGGCCAAACTTGACCTTCTTATTCTCCACCATGAGGTCACAGATGTAGCGTACAGACAAATACTTCAACAGCTTAATGTCAGAGCCCCTAACCTTATCAAACAACTGTGAATCACCATTGCTGTAGAGTGAAAAATAAAGAGCAGAAATGATTCTTTTAAAACATACAGAAAACAGCAGTTATTTCACAGGAGCATGCCACAACCACTGCTTATGTTCATAACCATCTGTGTAACTGAATCATTTTTGCCTCTTTTTTGATTTGTGGTCTTTGCTGTCAGTTTATCTTACCGAACTGCACAGTCATCCTCCAGAACCTCTTCAGCTTCACCCAAGGAGTCATCTGTACCCCCTGCAACAGTTTCAGGTTAAATCTGATGCAATCCAACAAGCCATTTTCACAGCTACatctacagttgcaatcagaattattagcccccctgaattattagcccccctgtttatttttttccccatttctgtttaacggagagaagattttttcaacacatttctaatcataatagttttaataactcatctctaataacttatttattttatctttgccttgatgacagtaaataatattttactagatatttttcaagacacttctatacagcttaaagtgacatttaaaggcttaactaggttaattaggttaactaggcaggttagggtaattaggcaagttattgtatatcgatggtttgttctgtagactatcggaaaaatagctttaaggggctaataactttgaccttaaaatgagtttaaaaaattggaaactgcatttattctagctgaaataaaacaaataagactttctccagaagaaaaaatattatcagacatactgtgaaaatttccttgctctgttaaacatcatttggcaaatatttaaaaaagaaaacaaattcaaagggggtggggggggtagggggggggttaataattctgattacaACTGTATATTGCCCCACAACAGAATCTCTCTTGATGATCAAAATGTGTCGCGGCTGGATTATTTTGGACGTGTATATTTTAAAGTACatcacattgtgtgtgtgtgaaagagcatCAGGCACTAACATGAGCTGTAGAGTGTCCGagtagagctcattaatattcacaaccttTCCAAAAATGGTAAAAACCAAGCTTTTCATTCTAGAGCTAATTCGTGTTgttataaatgagcataaaaacgtTTGTGGAGAATTTTtgcacttacctaagccacatacttACTATGTAGATATCTGTAaacaatttaaaggtgcagtaggtgattgtcctcagaaacattttttgttgtgctggttaaaagtctcttcataTTCCAATTgcactgattaaagtaaatgatctaaatgtatttagatGTATTTTTATACTCCGGGCAagacataaaactaaaaaaagttcATCTAATTAAAAATTGTCGAACCGACAAACAACTCAATTACGACAGGCAACTCAAACGGTCTGTcaaatttaaatgtgtatttctgCGCAGCCTCTTCACACAGATAGATACATCATTTGCACGTACACGTGAAGCATGGGCACCTACAGCTGACAGAGAGAGACCATCGGCCAAACTGAAAGGCTTCTTTCTGAAAGGCCACCATGGCCTTGTATCcatgaaaagaaagattgtttTTGAAAGGGCTTCTGCCAAAATAGCAAAATCAAAACTTTTCTGAATCCTGAAGTAATGTCGGAATTTCTTTTGCGCGTTTGAGGGAAATGACATTATGAAGTTCAAAACAATGATCTGAAGGGTGACACCACGGCTGAAGTATTACTTTTAgacatgttttaaaactattttagtcatgcaaagctcaTCTAGATTGTATTCTTTATTATGAATGGGTTAATATGCACGGAGGTGTTTTTCAGCAACTGAAAATGTCCGACAAAATGTTGACTTCACGaagtaccttttacagcatcaataatttAGTCAAGTAGCATACTAATACAGTTAAGTAGatctaagcattcatttagttcttCAACTGTAAAgcaggcatgtgatcagccaaGGACAAAAAAAGAAGGAAGACGAGACGaattatgaaagcaaaatatatatatatatatatatatatatatatatatatatatatattatatatataaatataaatgtgtctgtgtgtgtaaataataatagaaataataattataaaaaaataaatgatattctttatataaatatttgccaCAAAATTTACGtttctttttttatcagtttaaatgtttagcagtttaatagtcacctaaataatgtttaataggttTATAATTGTCCCTAAATGTCGGGACAGATCCACATACCACCACTACATATCGCCACTAAATCAGTTCGTTTTCTTTTGTTCAAAGAATATAATTTTCCCTGTTATTTAGTACTCTTTATTCCAcgtgataaataaactactatTCAGTCAACAATtctaactgtaaaatattaagtcTAGTTGAATTGACCAGCCTAACATGCTTAAACATTACACCCTGAAAATATATATCATGCACATAAATTATCcctgctttaatttaattaataggcttaattaattataaaatataattttatgaaTTGGTATTATCATCTAATTTCATGACAATTTCAGGTATTACATTTCAGGTGCTAGACTGTAGAACTGAGTAACTGAAGACATCaggacagatgacttgcagagGATAATAACAAAAGTGCATCCtggctttatttataatgtacatagagcACACGTGGTCATGACATGCAAATGTGAGTGCGGAAAAGTGCACAGCCGCACACGCAAATTGTCAGTGGCATTGTCATACGCATACATTATAAAACTACACAATTTCATTATccctaaaaaaacaaattaaaaaaacaacaacaacaacttctgCTTTGATGACGATGAACCTCACTGAGACCCCCCCTcaaaaaaatgtaagatttacGCAAATTACAGGGGTTGCCCCATTGAGCTCGGAAAATACGGAAATTCGTATTTATACGGAAGAATCACATCCCTGGTAAATGGAGATGAAACAGGCGATGTATGAGGATCAGCAAATGAcaattgaaaataaaagtaaGTCACTCATTGTCTTGGTAAcgtaagtgtaatgtaaaacgATGGCAGGATATTTCTATCTTTAGCactctttttttttatctgatttttatttagttgaataatggaaaattttacatttttgaacagtgatgACCTGTGGAACGCTCCCAGTCAAacgttactttgaatattgggtctgaaatagcgTGTAGGAAGTGGtattagaatttgcaaagaatacttttctgaaattatattataaggagaaagtctaaatgtgcgaatatacaaccaactttaccccaatgccAGTTTTTGTGTGTGCctccatagagttttctaactggtgaatgacatgatctagtgttatataAGGTTGTCTATCATCATCAGCGTTTGCGCATTCATGACttaaggaggtgtggctttggacagcaggggagggacatcaatttctaagctattatgctaacactagcattctggcagatcacctactgcacctttaacattttGAATCGATGCACTTTTAGAtttgtctttctgtctatcttcAACTTCACATTTTATTGCTGGTAGTGTAAAGTGGAaaaaaacacacagctgaaggtgtacctgaaaaaatgtaattatatccAGTGCGTCCATAAAGTTCACCCCAACCGGCTAGTGTAGAGGATCGGCACACATGCTACAAcacaagtaaaataaagagagttTAGGGCTGccaaacaaaactacaaaaactgaaaaaaagtacCCCTGAAAAAGCTAACTACAGAGGAGACTGGAAACTGCTTAGAATCTCCCAGTAAATTATACCAACCTTCAAATTCAAAGGCTGAGTCCAGAACTCAACACTTCAGTACTTAAGAATCCCGACAGCCAGATTTCACAAGAAAAGATTCAATCTGTTATTGATTCTATGATTAATCTATCAATACATTTTATGGGCATGTCCGACAAAAATAACAGCCGTTTATTACAGCAGCAATGCAGAGAAATAGAAAGCATCTGGTAGTCTAAAGTGCTGCTATATTGCAAATACTGCCGTGAAAATTTAATTCGGGTGACAAGATAGTTACCTTTCCATTGTAGAGGATGACAGGGCAGACAAATCTTCCTCTACAACGAGCCATTTTACTGCGATTCACCAGATCCTGCAGCTTACTAATCTGCACTGTACTCTCAAACCtggggaaaaaatacaaaaaaatggggAAATCTTTTTAAACTCGTGAGAGACCAACATATCAGTTgatatttgacaattttttttacaagatcAGTCAAGAATTTTGCCCACTtgtctaattaaaaaaatagtcaTAATATAAAACATACACCTTACACCAAAAACATATGTCTTCAGATTATGACTTGTAGTTATAAAACATGATGGGATATATAAAATGCTCAGCATGtacgagtacacccctcacaaatatatCATCTAAATTCGTATTTTTAATAGGaatctatacaatattatatttgtgcatatagattagattagtcagtactgaagccaaatctggagcttatctaacaaaataacttatgataacagtccaaaaactagtatacACAAATtagtatgttatagaaaaatattaaatacaatttaataaaaaaaaagagggaaaaaaaatcaagagaaacaaaaatatgaaaaataggtGAAatttaggttgtaatttttttgcaatattttgcttgaattaaattgtattatctttcaatttctaaatatgtttggtgactaaaatattattttaataaatatatctgttttgtttaaatgcactaaaatacattgcctatattcactgagaaatggataaaaatattcattttcaaaatggggtgcattcagttatgctgagcactgtatttaataGTAAGTCTTCCTACAGTGCCCTTAACTACAAATGTGGCATTGTTTTAGAGCAGGAAGATGAATAGTTATATGAGACAAggcaatcaataaataaaaagtcaaatacaAAGCAGTGCACAATGAACCAGGGCAAATAGTCTACAAGTGATTGAGTATCTACACTGCAGTTCCATCTTTGATTCTGTATGAATGATTCTGTAAAATCTCAGATGCAAGAACCTGGTTTATTGCTCACCTCATTTGATTTTCTCTCTCGAGAACAACCTAAATTCATCACAGAGTATCTGGTACATATCTGAGGGGTATTTGGGTAAACTTGAAAAATTATCTTCAATTGCTTTTAGCTTTTATAGTTTCTTTTGAGGTTTGTAACGTTTCATTGTTCCACTAGCCTCGATGACCTctcaaaataaacaagtatattTTTCTTTACTGGAGCACTCTTTTATGCAAAACTGGAGGActtactaaatataaataaacaggtGTGTGAATTCACAGGTCAAAGGCTAACCAATCCTtgtcttgttttaatgtttttattattaaatctgaGATGTGGTACATTCTTGCTACCAACAAAGAGCTGTTGTGTTGTGCTGGGGATCTGGCGTTTTTGTGCCTAGTCCTTGCCTTTCTCTACCAATATGTCCCTGTCTGCTCCACTGTCCCATCTACTGTAGCCCAAGccaataaacaaatcaataaaaagtttacatatttataatctACAAACACAAAGGCATGAGATTCTATCTAATAGCATATAAAATTTgcatttcagaaataatgagccaTATATTAAAGAAGAACCAAGGTAGTAGGTTGTAAATGGTCAGATAATATGATATTTGCACTTACTAACAAGCATCctaacttattatttaaaatttattgtaTCATTTACAAAAAGTACTGCTAACAAGCTGTTGGTTTATCAGAATATGTTCAATATTTCAACTCTCATAATAGTAGATTAAGACGATTTTCAGAAAACACACCAAAATAAATTTTTGATTACATTTACTCACACTAATTTTGCTCCATTCTGaactcaaatcttttttttttgtttataaaattatttaagtgTCCCTCCACTTAAAATGTACTCATTCAGaactcttttattcattcattcattttgttttcagcttagtcccttttttaatcaggggtcaccacagcggaataaacctccaacttgcagcagcggatgcctttccagccgcaacccaacaccggcGAAACACCAATACAATCCCACATTCACACAtaccacagccaatttagcctattcaatttacctagactgcatgtctttggactgtggggaaaatcggagcactcagaggatacccacgcgaacatggggagaacatgcaaactccacacagaaatgccaactggccaagccaagGCTCAGACGAGCgatcttcttgatgtgaggcgatcatgctacccactgcgccaccatgactcCCCACAACTCTATTAAAGAtatcaaaatctaaattatttgAGTGCTGGTTCAGCAGACAAACCTAAACCATCTAATCTAGCTATTGCTAGGGATACTTGAAACTTTCAAGT
Above is a window of Danio aesculapii chromosome 6, fDanAes4.1, whole genome shotgun sequence DNA encoding:
- the mtmr14 gene encoding myotubularin-related protein 14: MMMASRSEELTDLIDVFSKSQYRAKEVTPGVERIEKRYLELFDRDYKYSIIHNTNGEVCGHYPRKIVFLEYECSDNNKERFESTVQISKLQDLVNRSKMARCRGRFVCPVILYNGKHVCRSSTLAGWGELYGRTGYNYIFSGGTDDSLGEAEEVLEDDCAVRNGDSQLFDKVRGSDIKLLKYLSVRYICDLMVENKKVKFGLNVTSSEKVDKAQRYADFTLLSVPYPGCEFFREYKDRDYTAEGLVFNWNQDFVDAPLTIPACFTRNLNINWSEYQSWDLVQQTQNYLKLLLHIINSDDENGLLVHCISGWDRTPLFVSLLRLSLWADGAIHASLEPSEILYLTIAYDWFLFGHMLPDRLSKGEEIFFFCFNFLKHIVCESFSVVKKQRRKNSHFKDADFTVDDLCQLKSRDRGSVTSLSSDFSLITEDASASPSLQAEATDLITLGPQASNGRKGMPLAAHSVLWNRPITSEERIPNVINEPSPLGSFKSSSSSSSNHSDQNVTRTGSTPLAVPGRRPVVEYARSGSSVSTDYGSWQIVSGCGSIHDLPPVPSESPLPFSFQDEGPSGRM